The genomic region GGCGCCCCGTGGCTTATCAAGTACTCCCGGTCGACGTCCGAGACGATGACCGATAGGGGGAAGCGCCGGACGCATGCCAGTTCGTAGCGCAGGAGCCGGGCTCCCTCGGCCCAGTAGGCCAGGCGTCTCGGGCCCCGTGCGACCGCGGCCGCTCGCGCGTAATGGAGCGAGATGGCGTCGTGGAGGTCGAGGAGCACAGGGACCGTAAGCCCGCGGAGCAGTTCGCCCACGCGCACGTAGTTCGCGAGGATCGCGCGATAGTCGTGTTGCCGCTCGCCCAGGAAGCGCGCCACGTCCGGGAAGGTATACGCGCGGACCTGGATGGGCAGGTCCGCCACGACCCCGAGCAGGGCATTGGCGCCGAATTGCCACGGCTCGTACCAGAAGCGAAAGACCCGCCGGAAGATCCCGGCGCGCCGCAATCCTGCGTCAGAGCCGGCATCGCGCCGGCCGACGTAGAGCAGGTCGACCGCGTACCCGCGAGTCGCCAGGTAGCGGGCGGTCTCGAGAATGCGCAGGGCATAGCCGGCCACCGGCGGCACCGGGATCGGCCGGAAGCTGACGACCAGGATGGCCGGTTGCTTGCCCATCAGCTTGCCCGGACCGGCAAGGGCACCGGCCGGGACTGGTAGGCCGCGGTCTGCGCCGCGACGATCCAGCCGAGCCAGAGGATCTCGAAGGCGAGCATGTGCAGGAAGATCCCGGCGACGAGCGTTCCGGCCAGGCCCGCCAGGACGGGCGCGGAGTAGGGCGCACGGCGGCGGATGCCCAGGTGGGTCCCGAAGACGAGCAACACGCCCACCAGGCCCGGGTAGCCGACCTCGGTGAAGGCCTGGAGGTAGGTACTGTGAGCGTCTCGCGGCCAGTAGAGGCCCCCTGCCGAACTGGTCAGCCTGGGGAACGTCGCCATGCCCGTCCCGGCCTGCCAGTTGCTCAGCCCCGCGTCGAGGCCGACCGGCCAGATCTCGGTGCGCCGCGACCCGGAGAGATCCTTGAAGTCCATGCGACCGACTTCCGCCTGGAATCCCAGGTAGAGCGCCGGCACGAGCAGGCACGTGGCGATGAAGGTCTTCCAGCGCTTTCCGCAAGCCAGGAGCACGGCCAGCGTGATTGCCAGGGCCAGGAGCCCGCCGCGCGACTGCGCCAGGGCCGCTGCCGCCAGGATGGGCGCGACGGCCGCCAGGCCTTCGAGGCGCCGCGCGCGCGAGCCGATGAACAGCATTCCGATGGCAAACGGGAAGATCAGGCCGGCGACGAAGAAGTTGGGATCGCCCTCGTGCGGCCCGAGGAACGGCACGAGGCGGCCGTCCGGATCGGTGCGACCCGCGGCGAATGCCGCGAGCGCGAGGGCGGACGCCAGGCTCCCGCCCCACAGCCACGCGCGGGCCGAGGCGACGAAATGGCCTCGATCCAGGCCGGCGGCGGTGGCAAACAGGTACGTCAGCCAGGCCATGCCGATCGGCACGAGCGCCGACCGCGTGGCGGCCGGATCGATGGAACCGAAGTACGAGATCGCCAGGGCCATCACGAGGAACGCGACGGCGAGCGTCGGCGTCGCCGCGATGCGGCCAGGGCAGGCCAGCGCCAGGAGGAAGGCGGCCCCCACGCCGAGCAGGCGGAAGGGGGTGGCCAGATCCGCCACGTTGAACAGGGCCTCGAACGGCGCCAAGAAAAGGAATGCGCACCAGGGCCAGAGCCAGACCGGCGCAATGGCGCGCATTCCCGCCGCCCGGAGTTCCGCGCTGGCGGTCATGACCGCGTGGCCTCGGGGGTCGAGACCGCGGCCAGGTAGCTGCGCTGCTGGCTCGTGTAGCCGATGCGGGTGAGGGCCACCAGGCCGAGCACCGGCTTGCGGATGGTCCGCAACTGCTTGACGGCGCCGGACAGGGTGTCCGCGGCGATGCGCTCGATGGCGGCGAGCAGCAGCAACCCGTCCGTGTGGCGGGCGAAATGCGCCACCTCGGCGAACATCATCATCGGGGGCAGGTCCACCAGGATGAAGTCGTACTGCTCGCGCCAGGCATCGAGAGCCGGGCCGATGCGCTTGATCAGCCGCGTGCCGCGGCTCGAGCCGCGCTGTCCCCCCGCGGGGACGACGTGTATGCCGGCCGCCGCCTGGACGGCGGCTTCGGGGGCCATTTGTCCCTGCAGGATCTCGCTGAGCCCGGCGCGCCGCTCGGGAATCTCGAACAGGTCGTGGACGCGGGGCCGGTGCCGGTCCCCGTCGACCAGCAGCACCCGGTGGCCGCTCTCCGCCAGGCACAGCGCGAGGTTGGCCGCCGTCACGCTCTTGCCTTCGCCGGGCGTGGCGCTGGTCAGGCCGATCACCCGTGCCTTTCCGGGCGTTGCCGGGAGCTCGTCCTCTATCGCCAGGCCGAGCCCGCGCAGCGCGTCGGTGAAGTGGGG from Candidatus Tanganyikabacteria bacterium harbors:
- a CDS encoding O-antigen ligase family protein; its protein translation is MTASAELRAAGMRAIAPVWLWPWCAFLFLAPFEALFNVADLATPFRLLGVGAAFLLALACPGRIAATPTLAVAFLVMALAISYFGSIDPAATRSALVPIGMAWLTYLFATAAGLDRGHFVASARAWLWGGSLASALALAAFAAGRTDPDGRLVPFLGPHEGDPNFFVAGLIFPFAIGMLFIGSRARRLEGLAAVAPILAAAALAQSRGGLLALAITLAVLLACGKRWKTFIATCLLVPALYLGFQAEVGRMDFKDLSGSRRTEIWPVGLDAGLSNWQAGTGMATFPRLTSSAGGLYWPRDAHSTYLQAFTEVGYPGLVGVLLVFGTHLGIRRRAPYSAPVLAGLAGTLVAGIFLHMLAFEILWLGWIVAAQTAAYQSRPVPLPVRAS